A single window of Meiothermus sp. DNA harbors:
- a CDS encoding nitrate reductase molybdenum cofactor assembly chaperone: MVTLLETLALAYQYPQPGSTKALWERVKNLPPSRAKDLLGRFLQAISELKLSEREELYTRTLELTPLTAPYIGYAVYGEDYRRGRLMADLNAEYSRLGIDTAGEIPDHLIPVLRYLAEAEQPLPELLQLLGPALHQILHTLKTLEAKNPYLLLLEATLDAVKPYTKQAVIAEQSSQLPIVMGSLMRNLPFWKGGNE, encoded by the coding sequence ATGGTTACACTTCTCGAAACGCTAGCCCTGGCCTACCAATACCCCCAGCCGGGCTCTACCAAAGCCTTATGGGAGCGGGTAAAAAACCTGCCCCCGTCCAGGGCTAAAGACCTGCTGGGGCGCTTCCTGCAGGCCATCTCCGAACTCAAGCTCTCCGAGCGGGAGGAGCTTTATACCCGCACGCTCGAGCTCACCCCGCTCACCGCGCCCTACATTGGCTACGCGGTCTACGGCGAGGACTACCGGCGCGGGCGTTTGATGGCCGATCTCAACGCGGAATACTCGCGGCTGGGCATCGACACCGCAGGTGAGATCCCCGACCACCTGATTCCGGTGCTGCGCTACCTGGCTGAGGCCGAGCAACCGCTGCCCGAGCTTCTGCAACTCCTGGGGCCGGCCCTCCACCAGATCCTCCACACCCTCAAAACCCTGGAAGCTAAGAACCCGTATCTGCTGCTTCTGGAAGCAACGCTCGATGCGGTCAAACCCTATACAAAGCAGGCTGTGATAGCTGAGCAATCCTCTCAGCTTCCCATCGTGATGGGTTCACTCATGCGCAATCTCCCGTTCTGGAAGGGAGGTAACGAATGA
- the narH gene encoding nitrate reductase subunit beta, which yields MNVRAHVSMTFHLDKCIGCHTCSVACKNLWTDRKGTEYMWWNNVETRPGTGYPTGWEDQERFKGGWEKKNGQLELRLHSRARGLTNLFYNPALPEMDDYYEPFTFDYQHLFNAPEGDDQPVARPVSMITGEPMHIAAGPNWDDDLGGSNLYAQNDPNWEGVAPEIQAQMAEIERVAFNYLPRICNHCLNPACVAACPSGAIYKRAEDGVVLVNENKCKGWRMCVAACPYKKVYYNWATGKSEKCILCFPRLETGQAPACFHSCVGRIRYLGVILYDADRIATAASAATQELVQAQLDAILDPFDPQVIAEAKASGLGEDWIKAAQASPVYKFVKVWKLALPLHPEYRTMAMLFYIPPLSPIVSTLEEGLVRLELPPEKVDFELFNHLEKSRLPLEYLANLFAAGNVEVIKPILRKLLAVRIYKRRQSVEGLIDEATLKLVEAANTSPEEIEAIYQLTTKPSLQERFVVPPYHREQAVEVWNDPLAHKGETGVGFIELPVRGD from the coding sequence ATGAATGTACGAGCACACGTTTCCATGACTTTCCACCTCGACAAGTGCATCGGGTGCCACACCTGCTCGGTGGCCTGCAAAAACCTCTGGACCGACCGCAAGGGCACCGAGTACATGTGGTGGAACAACGTCGAGACCCGGCCCGGCACCGGCTACCCCACCGGCTGGGAAGACCAGGAGCGGTTCAAGGGGGGGTGGGAAAAGAAAAACGGCCAGTTGGAGCTTCGGCTGCACTCCCGCGCCCGGGGCCTGACCAACCTGTTTTACAACCCGGCCCTCCCCGAGATGGATGACTACTACGAGCCTTTCACCTTCGACTACCAGCACCTCTTCAACGCCCCCGAGGGTGACGATCAGCCGGTAGCCCGCCCGGTCTCGATGATCACCGGCGAACCCATGCACATCGCCGCCGGCCCCAACTGGGACGACGACCTGGGCGGCTCCAACCTGTATGCCCAAAACGACCCCAACTGGGAAGGGGTGGCTCCCGAAATCCAGGCCCAGATGGCCGAGATCGAGCGGGTGGCCTTCAACTACCTGCCGCGCATCTGTAATCACTGCCTGAACCCGGCCTGTGTTGCGGCCTGTCCCAGCGGCGCAATTTATAAACGCGCCGAGGATGGGGTGGTGCTGGTCAACGAGAACAAGTGCAAGGGCTGGCGCATGTGCGTGGCAGCCTGCCCCTACAAGAAGGTCTACTACAACTGGGCTACCGGCAAGAGCGAGAAGTGCATCCTGTGCTTCCCCCGCCTCGAGACCGGCCAGGCCCCGGCCTGCTTCCATTCCTGTGTGGGGCGCATCCGCTACCTGGGCGTGATCCTCTACGACGCCGACCGGATTGCCACCGCAGCGAGCGCTGCGACCCAAGAGCTAGTGCAAGCCCAACTCGACGCCATCCTCGACCCCTTCGACCCCCAGGTGATAGCCGAAGCCAAAGCAAGTGGATTGGGCGAGGACTGGATCAAGGCCGCTCAAGCATCGCCCGTGTACAAGTTCGTCAAGGTCTGGAAGCTGGCCCTGCCACTGCACCCGGAGTACCGCACCATGGCCATGCTCTTCTACATTCCCCCGCTCTCGCCCATCGTGAGCACCCTCGAGGAGGGGCTGGTGCGGCTCGAGCTCCCGCCCGAAAAGGTGGACTTCGAACTGTTCAATCACCTGGAAAAATCCCGCCTACCCCTGGAGTACCTGGCCAACCTGTTCGCCGCAGGCAATGTGGAAGTTATCAAACCCATCCTCCGCAAGCTGCTGGCGGTGCGCATCTACAAGCGTCGTCAGAGCGTGGAAGGTTTGATTGACGAGGCTACTTTGAAACTCGTTGAGGCTGCCAACACCAGCCCCGAAGAAATCGAGGCCATCTATCAGCTCACCACCAAACCTAGCCTACAGGAGCGCTTTGTGGTACCGCCCTACCACCGTGAACAGGCCGTAGAGGTCTGGAACGACCCTCTGGCCCACAAGGGCGAGACCGGGGTGGGCTTTATCGAGTTGCCGGTGAGGGGGGATTAG
- a CDS encoding nitrate reductase subunit alpha, whose product MSDWIKELEAPTERKWEEFYRNRFAHDKRVRTTHGVNCTGSCSWEVFVKDGIVTWELQATDYPAIDPNLPDITPRGCQRGVSYSWYLYSPIRVKYPYVRGALLDLWREAREQHPDPVEAWKSLVNDPEKRRRWQRARGKGGFRRFSWDEALEIIAASLVHTIKQHGPDRIIGFSPIPAMSQISYAAGSRFLSLLGGVPMSFYDWYCDLPNASPEIWGEQTDVHEAADWYNARFIAVVGSNLNMTRTPDTHYIAEGRYAGAKFTVFAPDFNQVAKYADWWLPINPGQDGAFWMAVNHVILKEFYVLKQVPYFVDYLKRYTDSPMLVEVKEGRPGRYLRANQLADYADQENGDWKLLVWDALSGAPRMPGGTIGFRWQTEKGKWNLELEDAQTGEKIDPLLSFRDNPDEVLQLEFDDFGADRKTRRGVPVKKLTSKTGESVTVTTVFDLLMAQFGVDRGLGGDYPQTYDEVGPYTPAWQEQYTGIHRDTLIRYAREWAENGEKTGGKNLIIIGAGANHWYHNNLLYRAGIVALMLTGAVGVNGGGLAHYVGQEKLANQASWGPIAFAGDWGYPSRQQNTPSFHYVHSDQWRYERGYKDYDKTVGPKTDHTIDHQARAVRKGWLPFFPQFNKSSLEVVEEAQKAGAQTDAEIIAYVVKQLKEGRLEFAIDDPDAPANWPRVWFIWRGNAIGTSAKGHEFFLKHYLGTHTGAVAQEQANGHVSEVRYRKEAPQGKLDLVVDLNFRMDTSALYSDLVLPTASWYEKPDLNTTDLHTYINPMQAAVPPLWESKSDWDIYKAIAQKFSELAKVHLAQPVKDIVMIPLQHDTPDELAQPDDRDWKKGQVEPIPGKTMPKFRIVERQYPLIYEKMVSLGDAIEKNGVGMHGLTIPAADFYDDLRRRQGRKLNGSVYPSLEDAKQVAEAILYLDPVSNGELAYRAFKDEEKKTGVKLTDLAESVRDTRISFSDIVAQPRRQLTTPTWSANINQGRAYSPFTLNVERLIPWRTLSGRQHFYLDHPNYLAWGEHLPTYKPRPDHSMLLETEITQAEAQGKLLNYITPHGKWSIHSTYSDNHRMMTLSRGGYPIWLNDKDAAELGIQDNDWVELFNDNGVFVQRCIVSARIPRGTVFVYHATERTLSVPKSPLRGKRAGMNNSITRARLKPVLMSGGYAQFTYAFNYWGPVGVNRDTFVYVRRIEAPQW is encoded by the coding sequence ATGAGCGATTGGATCAAGGAACTGGAAGCCCCCACCGAACGCAAGTGGGAGGAGTTTTATCGAAACCGCTTCGCCCACGACAAGCGGGTGCGCACCACCCACGGGGTCAACTGCACCGGCAGTTGTAGCTGGGAGGTCTTTGTCAAGGACGGCATTGTGACCTGGGAGCTCCAGGCCACCGACTATCCCGCCATTGACCCCAACCTGCCCGACATCACCCCCCGGGGTTGCCAGCGCGGGGTGAGCTACTCGTGGTATCTGTACAGCCCCATCCGGGTCAAGTACCCCTACGTGCGGGGGGCCCTGCTCGACCTGTGGCGTGAAGCCCGGGAGCAGCACCCCGACCCGGTAGAGGCCTGGAAAAGCCTGGTAAATGACCCCGAAAAGCGCAGGCGCTGGCAGCGGGCGCGGGGCAAGGGCGGCTTTAGGCGCTTTAGCTGGGACGAAGCGTTGGAAATCATTGCGGCCTCGCTGGTGCACACCATCAAGCAGCACGGCCCCGACCGTATCATCGGCTTTAGCCCCATTCCGGCCATGTCGCAGATCAGTTATGCCGCGGGTTCGCGCTTTCTGAGCCTGTTGGGCGGGGTGCCGATGAGCTTTTACGACTGGTACTGCGACCTGCCCAACGCTTCTCCCGAAATCTGGGGCGAGCAAACCGACGTGCACGAGGCCGCCGACTGGTACAATGCCCGCTTTATTGCGGTGGTGGGCTCCAACCTGAACATGACCCGCACCCCCGACACCCACTACATCGCCGAGGGGCGCTATGCCGGGGCCAAGTTCACGGTCTTTGCTCCGGACTTCAACCAGGTGGCCAAGTACGCCGACTGGTGGCTACCGATTAATCCAGGCCAGGACGGGGCCTTCTGGATGGCGGTAAACCACGTCATCTTGAAGGAGTTTTACGTACTGAAGCAGGTTCCGTACTTCGTGGACTATTTGAAGCGCTACACCGACAGCCCCATGCTGGTCGAGGTGAAGGAGGGCCGCCCGGGGCGTTACCTGCGGGCAAACCAGCTCGCCGATTACGCCGACCAGGAAAACGGCGACTGGAAACTCCTGGTCTGGGACGCACTGAGTGGTGCTCCCCGGATGCCCGGTGGGACGATAGGCTTCCGCTGGCAAACCGAGAAGGGCAAGTGGAACTTAGAGCTCGAGGACGCCCAGACCGGCGAGAAGATCGACCCGCTCCTAAGCTTCCGCGACAACCCGGATGAAGTACTCCAGTTGGAGTTTGACGACTTCGGCGCGGACAGGAAGACCCGGCGCGGCGTTCCGGTCAAAAAGCTTACCAGCAAAACCGGCGAATCCGTCACCGTTACCACCGTCTTCGACCTGCTGATGGCCCAGTTTGGCGTGGATCGGGGCCTGGGGGGCGACTACCCCCAGACCTATGACGAGGTAGGCCCCTATACCCCGGCCTGGCAGGAGCAATACACCGGCATCCACCGCGACACCCTGATCCGCTACGCCCGCGAGTGGGCCGAGAACGGCGAAAAGACGGGCGGCAAGAACCTGATCATCATCGGCGCGGGGGCCAACCACTGGTACCACAACAACCTGCTGTACCGTGCGGGCATTGTGGCGCTGATGCTCACCGGCGCGGTGGGGGTCAACGGCGGCGGGCTGGCCCACTATGTGGGGCAGGAGAAGCTCGCCAACCAGGCCAGTTGGGGGCCCATTGCCTTTGCGGGCGACTGGGGCTACCCATCCCGCCAGCAGAACACCCCCAGCTTCCACTACGTGCACTCCGACCAGTGGCGCTATGAGCGGGGCTACAAGGACTACGACAAGACCGTAGGCCCCAAGACCGATCACACCATAGACCACCAGGCCCGCGCTGTGCGCAAGGGCTGGCTACCCTTCTTCCCGCAGTTCAACAAGTCGAGCCTCGAGGTAGTCGAGGAAGCCCAGAAAGCCGGAGCCCAGACCGACGCGGAAATCATTGCTTATGTAGTCAAGCAGCTCAAGGAGGGGAGGCTCGAGTTCGCCATAGACGACCCCGACGCCCCCGCCAACTGGCCCAGGGTGTGGTTTATCTGGCGGGGCAACGCCATCGGGACTTCGGCCAAAGGCCATGAGTTCTTCCTCAAGCACTATCTGGGTACGCACACGGGCGCGGTGGCCCAGGAACAAGCCAATGGGCACGTCTCGGAAGTGCGGTATCGCAAGGAAGCCCCCCAGGGCAAGCTGGATCTGGTGGTGGATTTGAACTTCCGCATGGATACCAGCGCGCTCTATTCCGACCTCGTGCTACCTACAGCCTCCTGGTACGAGAAGCCCGACCTCAACACTACCGACCTACACACCTACATCAACCCCATGCAAGCTGCTGTCCCCCCACTGTGGGAGTCGAAGAGCGACTGGGATATCTACAAGGCCATCGCCCAGAAGTTCTCCGAGCTGGCAAAGGTTCACCTGGCCCAGCCAGTCAAGGACATCGTGATGATTCCACTCCAGCACGATACCCCCGACGAGCTGGCCCAGCCCGACGACCGCGACTGGAAGAAAGGACAGGTCGAGCCCATCCCCGGCAAGACCATGCCCAAGTTCCGCATCGTCGAGCGGCAGTACCCGCTGATCTACGAGAAGATGGTCAGCCTGGGCGACGCCATCGAGAAGAATGGCGTGGGGATGCACGGCCTGACCATTCCGGCAGCCGACTTCTACGATGACCTGCGCCGCCGCCAGGGCCGCAAGCTGAATGGCAGTGTGTATCCGAGCCTCGAGGACGCCAAACAAGTGGCCGAGGCCATCCTTTACCTCGATCCGGTCTCCAACGGCGAACTGGCCTACCGCGCTTTCAAAGACGAGGAAAAGAAAACCGGCGTAAAGCTCACCGACCTGGCCGAATCCGTGCGCGACACCCGCATCAGCTTTTCCGACATTGTGGCCCAGCCACGCCGCCAGCTCACCACGCCCACCTGGAGCGCCAACATCAACCAGGGCCGGGCCTATAGCCCCTTCACTCTGAACGTGGAAAGGCTCATCCCCTGGCGCACCCTTAGTGGGCGGCAACACTTCTACCTCGACCACCCGAACTACCTGGCCTGGGGCGAGCACCTGCCCACCTACAAGCCGCGCCCCGACCACTCGATGCTTTTAGAGACCGAGATCACTCAGGCCGAGGCCCAGGGCAAGCTCTTGAACTACATCACCCCCCACGGCAAGTGGAGCATCCACTCCACCTACTCCGACAACCACCGCATGATGACCCTCTCCCGTGGGGGCTACCCCATCTGGCTCAACGACAAGGACGCCGCCGAACTGGGCATCCAGGACAACGACTGGGTGGAACTCTTCAACGATAACGGGGTTTTCGTACAGCGCTGCATTGTTTCGGCCCGCATCCCCAGGGGCACGGTCTTTGTCTACCACGCCACCGAGCGCACCCTGAGCGTCCCCAAGTCGCCCCTGCGGGGCAAACGGGCCGGCATGAACAACTCCATTACCCGCGCCCGCTTGAAGCCCGTGCTGATGAGCGGGGGCTATGCCCAGTTCACCTACGCCTTCAACTACTGGGGGCCGGTGGGGGTCAACCGCGACACCTTCGTCTATGTTCGGCGCATCGAGGCGCCGCAGTGGTGA
- a CDS encoding cytochrome c, giving the protein MKQLLVLVAAWLGLAMAADGGQLYSQNCAGCHGVNGQGIPGVFPPLAGNPRIQDEAYVVKAIRQGVSGPLEVGGQTYNGVMPAMSQISEADARAIAAYIKGLGATTTTPPQPTATPEPATDPALAAKGKALFLGQSRFQNGGAPCMACHTAGNFGPMGGGSLGRDLTDLHTRLGAAGIQGVLANIAFPVMRESYKGKPLTPEEISALTAFFAQTAGQPANTHQMDMARMLFAGFIGFGGLFGVMYLFWSNRRVGLAERIRSRRSA; this is encoded by the coding sequence ATGAAGCAACTACTGGTACTCGTGGCCGCTTGGCTCGGTCTGGCAATGGCTGCCGATGGAGGGCAGCTCTACAGCCAAAACTGCGCAGGTTGCCACGGTGTAAACGGACAGGGTATCCCAGGGGTCTTCCCACCCCTGGCAGGAAACCCCCGAATACAGGACGAGGCCTACGTGGTCAAGGCGATTCGCCAAGGCGTCAGCGGCCCGCTGGAAGTGGGCGGCCAGACCTACAACGGGGTAATGCCCGCCATGTCCCAAATTTCCGAAGCCGACGCCCGGGCAATTGCCGCGTACATCAAGGGACTAGGGGCCACCACAACCACTCCCCCACAACCCACCGCCACCCCAGAGCCTGCCACCGACCCCGCCCTCGCAGCCAAAGGCAAGGCGCTCTTTTTGGGCCAGAGCCGCTTCCAAAACGGCGGCGCGCCCTGCATGGCCTGCCACACGGCAGGCAACTTCGGCCCCATGGGCGGGGGCAGCCTGGGGCGCGATCTCACCGACCTGCACACCCGCCTGGGGGCGGCAGGCATTCAGGGTGTACTCGCCAACATCGCCTTCCCGGTGATGCGCGAAAGCTATAAGGGCAAACCCCTCACCCCCGAAGAAATTTCGGCCCTCACCGCTTTCTTTGCCCAGACCGCAGGCCAGCCCGCCAACACCCACCAAATGGACATGGCCCGGATGCTCTTCGCCGGGTTCATCGGCTTTGGGGGGCTGTTCGGCGTCATGTACTTGTTCTGGAGCAACCGGCGGGTGGGCCTGGCCGAACGGATACGCAGCAGGAGGAGCGCATGA
- a CDS encoding BTAD domain-containing putative transcriptional regulator codes for MNPVRWQLDANGRVTAWSAEAASFFHLPASEVLGKPCALVVQGTDPFGRPLCVRCPVQRELRYGAYQASTPLHWHGRRMLCQGYAHEGFQIELKSARGFQTGDLLTSLAWATRKLHAEPGRFFQTLQVFLAGLRKSLGMEAAELFLADPQQRYLVLTAYDGLHREAFMEKPWFAWGEGYPGLVALEHQALVTHDLASDARYLRQKVKKLGYKTYLCYPLELPQGLIGVLNLASRDPNVEDETLLEQVTLMGPVLAASLYTVLTRLGEKGLLSIVSALRRGSESEGLETFLAQAAAISGASCVRLVLQDGRSLVQGRCEAPACPHVQGCGVWQGKIQGVKVGLEPCPHIETGRPRYCLPLWSGGRVVGVQQFHFARIPQPPSQAVAPVLWLERLGAEALWPYSERAGESPELEIYTLGGLQLRRRGELLPARAFGRRQALTLLKLLLSHRGQTLCCEEICGCLWPEQESCETQSRLHVLIHDLRQAIEPDPTQPRLILREGEGYRFAPQIPYFLDVERFEQLIHRGDGLEGTAAMEAYRQALALYKGDFLADEPYADWAELERAYLRERAVGALLRSAEIARSLGQPREALEAYRRILKLDPWREEAYRALMQQLVELGQKLEAKSLFSQYQTRMEREGLPIDPDLARLVQPA; via the coding sequence ATGAACCCGGTGCGCTGGCAGCTTGATGCGAACGGGCGGGTGACCGCCTGGAGTGCCGAGGCGGCTTCGTTTTTCCACCTGCCAGCTTCCGAGGTGTTGGGCAAGCCTTGTGCGTTGGTGGTACAGGGCACCGATCCTTTTGGCCGTCCCCTGTGCGTGCGCTGCCCGGTTCAGCGGGAGCTACGCTATGGGGCCTACCAGGCCAGCACGCCCCTCCACTGGCATGGCCGGCGGATGCTCTGCCAGGGCTACGCCCATGAGGGTTTCCAGATCGAACTCAAATCCGCTCGAGGCTTCCAGACAGGCGATCTACTCACCTCGCTGGCCTGGGCTACCCGCAAGCTCCATGCGGAGCCGGGTCGCTTTTTTCAGACTTTGCAGGTATTTTTGGCGGGCCTGCGCAAAAGCCTGGGCATGGAAGCTGCCGAACTTTTCCTGGCCGACCCGCAGCAGCGCTATCTGGTGCTTACCGCCTACGACGGCCTTCACCGCGAGGCTTTTATGGAGAAGCCCTGGTTTGCTTGGGGCGAGGGTTACCCGGGGCTGGTTGCCCTGGAGCATCAGGCCCTGGTTACCCACGACCTGGCTTCGGACGCCCGTTATTTGCGACAGAAGGTCAAGAAGCTGGGCTACAAGACCTACCTTTGCTATCCGCTGGAACTGCCCCAAGGGCTTATCGGCGTGCTGAACCTGGCCAGCCGCGACCCCAACGTAGAGGACGAGACCTTGCTTGAGCAAGTTACCCTAATGGGCCCCGTGCTAGCAGCTTCGCTGTATACCGTACTGACCCGATTGGGCGAGAAGGGCCTGCTCTCAATCGTTTCTGCACTTCGACGGGGCTCTGAATCGGAGGGCCTCGAGACTTTCTTGGCTCAGGCCGCGGCCATTAGCGGAGCCTCATGTGTGCGGCTGGTGCTTCAGGATGGTCGCAGTCTGGTTCAGGGCCGTTGCGAGGCGCCGGCATGCCCGCATGTGCAGGGGTGTGGCGTTTGGCAAGGCAAGATACAGGGGGTCAAGGTGGGGCTGGAACCCTGTCCCCATATCGAGACCGGGCGGCCCCGTTACTGCTTGCCCCTATGGTCGGGAGGGCGTGTGGTGGGGGTGCAGCAGTTTCACTTTGCCCGCATACCCCAGCCGCCTAGCCAGGCCGTCGCGCCCGTTTTGTGGCTCGAGCGACTTGGTGCCGAGGCCCTATGGCCGTACTCAGAACGGGCGGGAGAAAGTCCTGAGCTAGAGATCTACACCCTAGGAGGCCTACAGCTACGCCGTAGGGGAGAGCTGCTACCGGCCAGGGCCTTTGGGCGCCGCCAAGCCCTCACCCTCCTGAAGTTGCTCCTGTCCCATCGCGGCCAAACCCTTTGTTGCGAGGAAATTTGCGGATGTCTTTGGCCAGAACAAGAGAGCTGCGAAACCCAAAGCCGCCTCCATGTCTTAATACATGATTTGCGGCAGGCCATCGAGCCCGACCCCACTCAGCCCCGGCTCATCCTGCGCGAGGGCGAGGGTTACCGCTTCGCCCCGCAAATCCCCTACTTTCTCGACGTCGAGCGCTTCGAGCAGCTCATCCACCGGGGCGACGGCCTAGAGGGCACGGCGGCCATGGAGGCCTACCGCCAGGCCTTGGCCCTGTACAAAGGCGACTTTCTGGCCGATGAGCCCTACGCCGACTGGGCCGAACTCGAGCGCGCCTACCTGCGCGAGCGGGCGGTGGGCGCCCTGCTGCGCAGCGCCGAGATCGCCCGCTCGCTGGGCCAGCCCCGCGAAGCCCTGGAAGCCTATCGCCGCATTCTCAAGCTTGACCCCTGGCGCGAGGAGGCCTACCGCGCCCTGATGCAGCAGCTTGTGGAGCTGGGGCAAAAGCTCGAGGCCAAGAGCCTCTTCAGTCAGTACCAGACCCGCATGGAACGCGAGGGCTTGCCCATCGACCCCGACCTTGCCAGGCTGGTGCAACCGGCATGA
- a CDS encoding Crp/Fnr family transcriptional regulator has product MTHSPQIREILAQSPLFQGLEPADLEALAAVASLRQLSKGQSLFLEGDPARTLFIVARGMIKVYKMDPQGRRQMVLHLDGPYHAVAAVAVFLEKPRYPASAEALEDSLLLAIPTEAFHGLLETHPALSRALIRFLARRQGQLVHLLDRLVFHEVSARLAEYLLGRLEAEGQGFGLPTNPELAALLGTAPEVVSRKLGELFRQGLIRLAERRVWIDDPAALREVAEA; this is encoded by the coding sequence ATGACCCATAGCCCCCAGATCCGGGAAATCCTGGCCCAGAGCCCCCTCTTTCAGGGCCTAGAGCCCGCCGACCTCGAGGCCCTGGCGGCCGTGGCCAGCCTGCGGCAGTTGTCCAAGGGCCAGAGCCTGTTCCTCGAGGGCGACCCCGCCCGCACGCTGTTCATCGTGGCCCGGGGGATGATCAAGGTCTACAAGATGGATCCCCAGGGACGGCGCCAGATGGTGCTGCACCTCGACGGCCCCTACCATGCGGTGGCCGCGGTGGCTGTCTTCCTGGAGAAACCCCGCTACCCGGCCTCGGCCGAAGCACTGGAGGACAGCCTCCTGCTGGCCATCCCCACCGAAGCCTTCCATGGCCTGCTCGAGACCCACCCCGCCCTCTCCCGCGCCCTCATCCGCTTCCTGGCCCGCCGTCAGGGGCAGCTCGTGCACCTGCTCGACCGGCTGGTCTTCCACGAGGTCTCGGCGCGGCTGGCCGAGTACCTGCTGGGACGGCTGGAGGCCGAGGGCCAGGGCTTTGGCCTGCCCACCAACCCCGAGCTCGCCGCGCTGCTGGGCACTGCTCCCGAGGTGGTGAGCCGCAAACTGGGCGAGCTGTTCCGCCAGGGGCTCATCCGGCTCGCCGAGCGCCGGGTCTGGATTGACGACCCCGCCGCCCTGCGCGAGGTGGCCGAAGCTTGA
- a CDS encoding cupin domain-containing protein, translating into MTLTYRYFPDLHQEATVQPDGILSRVLHNEGGIRTVIFAFDAGQELTEHTASRPAIVQILSGTGTLRLGADELEARPGTWAYLPAGLVHAIRAESPLTLLLTLLPKE; encoded by the coding sequence ATGACCCTGACCTACCGCTACTTCCCCGACCTCCACCAAGAAGCCACCGTCCAGCCCGACGGCATCTTGAGCCGCGTGCTGCACAACGAGGGCGGCATCCGCACGGTGATCTTCGCCTTCGACGCGGGTCAGGAGCTCACCGAGCACACCGCCAGCAGGCCCGCCATCGTACAAATTCTCTCCGGCACGGGCACCCTCAGGCTGGGGGCGGATGAACTCGAGGCCCGCCCTGGCACCTGGGCCTACCTGCCCGCCGGGCTGGTTCACGCCATCCGGGCCGAAAGTCCCCTCACCCTGCTGCTAACCTTGCTTCCCAAGGAGTGA
- a CDS encoding iron ABC transporter substrate-binding protein, translating into MLALGGLAQAQQQSLTVYTGRGQGLVEPLVKQFEAETGIKVNVRYGRDAEILAALQEEGSRSPADIFWANTAGALGAASERGLFVRLGDSITRIPTHFVPASRQWVPLTIRLRVLAYNPAKVKPEELPKSILDLPKLTQYKGRIGWTPTYSSFQDMIAAMIAIHGEARTRQWLNEMKALEPKAYASNPAMMEAIRSGEIDLGSTNHYYIQRFVRAGQAIGTYYFADGDVGGLALVTGAGILKTNKNPAAANRFLLWLLSPKGQQFFTSEIIEYPVARGIVLTSNLLPINQAVAKSPKLDFEKLPLDAALKLLREVGLL; encoded by the coding sequence ATGCTGGCCCTAGGGGGGCTGGCGCAGGCCCAACAGCAAAGCCTGACCGTCTACACCGGGCGCGGGCAAGGGCTGGTCGAGCCGCTGGTCAAGCAGTTTGAGGCCGAGACCGGCATCAAGGTCAATGTGCGCTATGGGCGCGATGCCGAGATTCTGGCTGCGCTGCAAGAAGAGGGGAGCCGGAGCCCGGCAGATATCTTCTGGGCCAACACCGCCGGCGCTTTGGGGGCGGCCTCGGAGCGAGGGCTTTTTGTTCGTCTGGGCGACTCGATCACCCGGATTCCCACCCACTTTGTCCCCGCCAGCCGTCAGTGGGTTCCCCTGACCATCCGTCTGCGGGTGCTGGCCTACAACCCGGCCAAAGTCAAGCCCGAGGAGCTGCCCAAGAGCATCCTGGATCTGCCCAAGCTGACCCAGTACAAAGGCCGCATCGGCTGGACGCCGACCTACAGTAGCTTTCAGGACATGATCGCGGCCATGATAGCAATCCATGGCGAAGCGCGCACCCGTCAGTGGCTGAACGAGATGAAGGCCCTCGAGCCCAAAGCCTACGCCTCCAACCCCGCCATGATGGAGGCCATTCGCTCGGGCGAAATTGACCTCGGCTCCACCAACCACTACTACATTCAGCGCTTCGTGCGGGCAGGCCAGGCCATTGGCACCTACTACTTTGCTGATGGAGATGTGGGTGGGCTGGCTTTGGTAACCGGTGCCGGGATTCTCAAAACCAACAAAAACCCAGCAGCGGCCAACCGCTTCTTGCTATGGCTGTTGTCGCCTAAAGGCCAGCAGTTCTTCACCAGCGAAATTATCGAGTATCCGGTGGCCAGGGGTATCGTACTCACCTCTAACCTGCTACCCATCAATCAAGCAGTTGCCAAGAGCCCCAAGCTAGACTTTGAAAAGTTACCCCTCGACGCCGCACTCAAACTTCTGCGTGAGGTCGGGTTGCTCTAG